A stretch of Ursus arctos isolate Adak ecotype North America unplaced genomic scaffold, UrsArc2.0 scaffold_4, whole genome shotgun sequence DNA encodes these proteins:
- the LOC113256747 gene encoding protein CEBPZOS-like, with protein sequence MAHTMEPLAKMILKGVLEVALVSVFGAHFLFIKMSISQEFRQTISKKFPFILEVHYKSTEHSKMYRVRKQDQEK encoded by the coding sequence ATGGCCCACACTATGGAACCACTGGCAAAGATGATCCTTAAAGGAGTTTTAGAAGTTGCACTTGTGAGCGTTTTTGGagcacattttttatttattaagatgagCATAAGCCAAGAGTTCAGGCAAACAATAAGCAAGAAATTTCCATTCATCTTGGAAGTTCATTACAAATCCACTGAACATTCTAAAATGTACAGAGTCAGAAAACAAGATCAAGAAAAATGA